In Lysobacter firmicutimachus, one genomic interval encodes:
- the gluQRS gene encoding tRNA glutamyl-Q(34) synthetase GluQRS, which yields MHPGSLLAAFGSWLLARHHRGAWLVRIEDLDPPREVPGAAERQLRALAAFGLESDEPVRRQSERGELYRAALDQLLARGLAFACRCSRSDLAAAGGIHRRCLAAAREPGRAAPQAAVRLRVADGATVGFDDAVLGPQRQDVAAEVGDFVLRRADGYWAYQLAVVVDDADQGITDVVRGADLLDSTARQILLQRALRLPTPRYAHLPLLLDAQGRKLSKSDAAQPLDPSDPLPALRAAWHALGQDPEPLAAVATVTQLLDQARVSFSPAQIPKCAETLAAVHNTPAPNAV from the coding sequence CTGCATCCGGGTTCGCTGCTGGCGGCGTTCGGCAGCTGGCTGCTCGCGCGCCACCACCGCGGCGCCTGGCTGGTGCGTATCGAAGACCTCGATCCGCCGCGCGAAGTTCCCGGCGCCGCCGAACGCCAGCTGCGCGCCTTGGCCGCGTTCGGCCTGGAGAGCGACGAGCCGGTGCGGCGCCAGAGCGAGCGCGGCGAGCTCTACCGCGCCGCCCTGGACCAGTTGCTCGCACGCGGGCTGGCCTTCGCATGCCGCTGCAGCCGCAGCGACCTGGCCGCCGCCGGCGGCATCCACCGCCGCTGCCTCGCCGCCGCGCGCGAACCCGGGCGCGCCGCGCCGCAAGCGGCGGTGCGACTGCGCGTGGCCGACGGCGCCACGGTGGGCTTCGACGACGCCGTGCTCGGCCCGCAGCGCCAGGACGTAGCCGCCGAGGTCGGCGATTTCGTCCTGCGCCGCGCCGACGGCTACTGGGCCTACCAGCTCGCGGTGGTGGTGGACGACGCCGACCAGGGCATCACCGACGTGGTCCGCGGCGCCGACCTGCTCGACTCGACCGCGCGCCAGATCCTGCTACAGCGCGCCCTGCGCCTGCCGACGCCGCGCTACGCCCACCTGCCGCTGCTGCTCGACGCGCAGGGACGCAAGCTGTCCAAGTCCGACGCTGCGCAGCCGCTGGACCCGTCCGACCCGCTGCCCGCATTGCGTGCCGCCTGGCACGCGCTCGGCCAGGACCCCGAGCCCCTGGCCGCGGTAGCGACTGTCACGCAATTGCTCGACCAGGCCAGGGTTTCGTTCAGTCCGGCACAGATTCCAAAATGTGCTGAGACCCTCGCTGCTGTGCACAACACGCCGGCCCCGAATGCTGTCTAG
- the htpX gene encoding protease HtpX gives MFKRIALFLATNLAVLILLGVVMSVLQNVFGIRLGNNGAILVMAAVFGFGGSLISLLMSKWIAKRTTGAYVIEQPRNAEERWLVETVRRQAEAAGIGMPEVAIYQAPEINAFATGANRNDALVAVSTGLLGAMTKDEAEAVLAHEVSHVANGDMVTMALIQGVLNTFVLFAARIVGGWIDAMLNGGRESRGPGVFYFVVVMVLDVVFGILASMIAMAFSRYREFRADAGGARLAGREKMIAALKRLSLTYGESTLPNQVQAFGISGAVGHGLSKLLRSHPPLEERIQALIDAPQERSSGRTVVR, from the coding sequence ATGTTCAAACGCATAGCGCTGTTCCTCGCCACCAACCTGGCCGTGCTGATCCTGCTCGGCGTCGTCATGTCGGTGCTGCAGAACGTATTCGGCATCCGCCTGGGCAACAACGGCGCGATCCTGGTGATGGCCGCGGTGTTCGGTTTCGGCGGCTCGCTGATTTCGCTGCTGATGTCGAAGTGGATCGCCAAGCGGACCACCGGCGCCTACGTGATCGAGCAGCCGCGCAACGCCGAGGAGCGCTGGCTGGTCGAGACCGTGCGCCGCCAGGCCGAGGCGGCCGGCATCGGCATGCCTGAGGTGGCGATCTACCAAGCGCCGGAAATCAATGCCTTCGCCACCGGCGCCAACCGCAACGACGCGCTGGTCGCGGTGTCGACCGGGTTGCTGGGCGCGATGACCAAGGACGAGGCCGAGGCGGTGCTTGCCCACGAGGTCAGCCACGTCGCCAACGGCGACATGGTGACCATGGCCCTGATCCAGGGCGTGCTCAACACCTTCGTGCTGTTCGCCGCGCGCATCGTCGGCGGCTGGATCGACGCCATGCTCAACGGCGGCCGCGAATCGCGCGGGCCGGGCGTGTTCTATTTCGTCGTGGTGATGGTGCTGGACGTGGTGTTCGGCATCCTGGCCAGCATGATCGCCATGGCGTTCTCGCGTTACCGCGAATTCCGCGCCGACGCCGGCGGTGCCCGCCTGGCCGGACGCGAGAAGATGATCGCCGCGCTCAAGCGCCTGTCGCTGACCTACGGCGAGAGCACCCTGCCGAACCAGGTCCAGGCCTTCGGCATCAGCGGCGCGGTCGGCCACGGCCTGTCCAAGCTGCTGCGCAGCCACCCGCCGCTGGAGGAGCGCATCCAGGCGCTGATCGACGCGCCGCAGGAGCGGTCGAGCGGTCGGACCGTGGTGCGTTGA
- a CDS encoding EAL domain-containing response regulator, with amino-acid sequence MQFGKDMVLRLLIVDDSVEAAEAIVSGLRNSGIAVRPTRPENEQEVAALILQHPPDLVLASRDSRNVALSKLMQSVDASGKDLPVLVLTDTVDDAILLGALEIGARGVVLRSNLAHLQNAVRAEWADLEARRSLRRLEAQVRETERRCDALIDSSRDPIAYIHEGMHIRANTAYLEMFGFESFEEIEGMSLLDLVAPGQVDGFKQLLKQLSKGEPPPPSYETQARTLDGNAFPAVMEFTPATYEGEHCLQVVLRRQEVDPELAREVEALRQRDQVTGLLNRATFLRALEDAVSDAAQNSAHHGLLLIEPDHYNQLLQEIGLDQADQLIAACGERLRTAIGAEDVVARFAEHQFAVLTRHSDHSHTAALAERIRAAFADQVLEAGPLALSATASLGGVQIGEKIASITAVLGKASQCLQSASDVGGNRSELFDPGAVDRAEEERIAAWVTRIRDALDADRFVMNYQPLINLHGEPIEMYEAYLRMQSAAPGEAGGELVQPLSFLQIAEEHGLLWEIDRWVVGKAIQIIGERMRQGRRTTLLVKITQASLQDESLQQHIVEQLAKYGADGKLLVLQLPESKVFTNLRAAQELQARIAPYGVRIGLEQFGAGLNSFQLLNHFDAAFLKIDRGYIEDLTGNPDHQQRVRDIADKARELGKQTIAEFVQDAASMSLLFGAGIDYAQGHFLAAAGPEMDYDFQ; translated from the coding sequence ATGCAATTCGGCAAAGACATGGTATTGCGCCTGCTGATCGTCGACGACAGCGTCGAGGCGGCCGAGGCCATCGTCAGCGGCCTGCGCAACAGCGGCATCGCAGTACGGCCGACGCGGCCGGAAAACGAACAGGAAGTCGCGGCCCTGATCCTGCAGCATCCGCCGGACCTGGTCCTGGCTTCGCGCGATTCGCGCAACGTCGCCCTGTCCAAGCTGATGCAGAGCGTCGACGCCAGCGGCAAGGACCTGCCGGTGCTGGTGCTGACCGACACCGTCGACGACGCCATCCTGCTCGGCGCGCTGGAAATCGGCGCGCGCGGCGTGGTGCTGCGCTCCAATCTGGCGCATCTGCAGAACGCGGTGCGCGCCGAATGGGCCGACCTGGAAGCGCGCCGCTCGCTGCGCCGGCTCGAAGCCCAGGTGCGCGAGACCGAGCGCCGCTGCGACGCGCTGATCGATTCCTCGCGCGACCCGATCGCCTACATCCACGAAGGCATGCACATCCGCGCCAATACGGCGTACCTGGAGATGTTCGGCTTCGAGTCCTTCGAAGAGATCGAAGGCATGTCGCTGCTGGATCTGGTCGCGCCCGGCCAGGTCGACGGCTTCAAGCAATTGCTCAAGCAGCTCAGCAAGGGCGAACCGCCGCCGCCGAGCTACGAGACCCAGGCCCGCACCCTGGACGGCAACGCCTTCCCGGCGGTGATGGAGTTCACCCCCGCCACCTACGAGGGCGAGCACTGCCTGCAAGTGGTGCTGCGCCGGCAGGAAGTCGACCCGGAACTGGCGCGCGAAGTCGAAGCGCTGCGCCAGCGCGACCAGGTCACCGGCCTGCTCAACCGCGCCACTTTCCTGCGCGCGCTGGAAGACGCGGTGTCCGATGCGGCGCAGAACTCGGCCCACCACGGCCTGCTGCTGATCGAGCCCGACCACTACAACCAGTTGCTGCAGGAAATCGGCCTGGACCAGGCCGACCAGCTCATCGCCGCCTGCGGCGAACGCCTGCGCACCGCGATCGGCGCCGAGGACGTGGTCGCGCGCTTCGCCGAGCACCAGTTCGCGGTGCTGACCCGGCACAGCGACCACAGCCACACCGCGGCGCTGGCCGAGCGCATCCGCGCCGCGTTCGCCGACCAGGTGCTGGAGGCCGGCCCGCTGGCGTTGAGCGCCACCGCCAGCCTCGGCGGCGTGCAGATCGGCGAGAAGATCGCCAGCATCACCGCCGTGCTCGGCAAGGCCAGCCAATGCCTGCAGTCGGCCAGCGACGTCGGCGGCAACCGCAGCGAGCTGTTCGACCCCGGCGCGGTCGACCGCGCCGAGGAAGAGCGCATCGCCGCCTGGGTCACGCGCATCCGCGACGCGCTCGACGCCGATCGCTTCGTCATGAACTACCAGCCGCTGATCAATCTGCACGGCGAGCCGATCGAGATGTACGAGGCCTATCTGCGCATGCAGAGCGCGGCCCCGGGCGAAGCCGGCGGCGAGCTGGTGCAGCCGCTGTCGTTCCTGCAGATCGCCGAGGAACACGGCCTGCTGTGGGAGATCGACCGCTGGGTGGTCGGCAAGGCGATCCAGATCATCGGCGAGCGCATGCGCCAGGGCCGCCGCACCACCTTGCTGGTCAAGATCACCCAGGCCTCGCTGCAGGACGAAAGCCTGCAGCAGCACATCGTCGAACAGTTGGCCAAGTACGGCGCCGACGGCAAGCTGCTGGTGCTGCAGCTGCCCGAGTCCAAGGTGTTCACCAACCTGCGCGCGGCGCAGGAACTGCAGGCGCGCATCGCCCCTTACGGCGTGCGCATCGGCCTGGAGCAGTTCGGCGCCGGCCTCAACTCGTTCCAGCTGCTCAACCACTTCGACGCCGCGTTCCTCAAGATCGACCGCGGCTACATCGAAGACCTGACCGGCAACCCCGACCACCAGCAGCGCGTCCGCGACATCGCCGACAAGGCGCGCGAGCTGGGCAAGCAGACCATCGCCGAGTTCGTCCAGGACGCGGCCAGCATGAGCCTGCTGTTCGGCGCCGGCATCGACTACGCCCAGGGGCACTTCCTGGCCGCGGCGGGGCCGGAGATGGATTACGACTTCCAGTGA
- the epmB gene encoding EF-P beta-lysylation protein EpmB codes for MITAAPAPMQPPAPDRPGARWQAAWREALRDPRELLSLLGLDEAALGLSDEAAAQFPLRVPRGFVARMRHGDPADPLLRQVLPLDEEMRPMPGFSLDAVGDGAAKAGHGVIRKYRGRALLIATGSCAIHCRYCFRRHFPYAEETAAAAGWREAVAAIAADAGIDEVILSGGDPWSLATPKLAELTQALAAIPHLRRLRVHTRLPMVLPERVDAELVAWLRGLPWPVAVVLHANHAAEFDASVDAAMGRLRAAGATLLNQAVLLRGVNDDVDALAALSERSYAAGVLPYYLHQLDRVQGSAHFEVADERALALHRALAARISGYLVPKLVREVAGDPGKRPL; via the coding sequence ATGATAACCGCAGCCCCGGCCCCGATGCAGCCGCCCGCCCCCGACCGCCCCGGCGCCCGCTGGCAGGCGGCCTGGCGCGAGGCCCTGCGCGATCCGCGCGAGCTGTTGTCCCTGCTCGGCCTGGACGAGGCGGCGCTGGGCCTGTCGGACGAGGCGGCGGCGCAGTTTCCGCTGCGGGTCCCGCGCGGCTTCGTCGCCCGCATGCGCCACGGCGACCCGGCCGACCCGCTGCTGCGCCAAGTGCTGCCGCTGGACGAGGAAATGCGGCCCATGCCCGGCTTCAGCCTGGACGCGGTCGGCGACGGCGCGGCCAAGGCCGGCCACGGCGTGATCCGCAAGTACCGCGGCCGCGCCCTGCTGATCGCCACCGGCAGTTGCGCGATCCACTGCCGCTACTGCTTCCGCCGCCACTTCCCTTATGCCGAGGAAACCGCGGCCGCGGCCGGCTGGCGCGAGGCGGTGGCGGCGATCGCCGCCGACGCCGGCATCGACGAGGTGATCCTGTCCGGCGGCGACCCCTGGTCGCTGGCCACCCCCAAGCTGGCCGAGCTGACCCAGGCCCTGGCCGCGATTCCGCACCTCCGCCGCCTGCGCGTGCACACCCGCCTGCCGATGGTCCTGCCCGAGCGCGTCGACGCCGAGCTGGTCGCCTGGCTGCGCGGACTGCCCTGGCCGGTCGCGGTGGTGCTGCACGCCAACCACGCCGCCGAATTCGACGCCTCGGTCGACGCCGCCATGGGCCGGCTGCGCGCCGCCGGCGCCACCTTGCTCAATCAGGCGGTATTGCTGCGCGGCGTCAACGACGACGTCGACGCCCTGGCCGCGCTCAGCGAACGCAGCTATGCCGCCGGCGTGCTGCCCTATTACCTGCACCAGCTCGACCGGGTCCAGGGCTCGGCCCATTTCGAGGTCGCCGACGAACGCGCCCTGGCCCTGCACCGCGCCCTGGCCGCGCGCATCTCCGGCTACCTGGTGCCCAAGCTGGTGCGAGAAGTGGCAGGCGATCCCGGCAAGCGACCGTTGTAA
- the efp gene encoding elongation factor P, giving the protein MASLGMNDVKTGQKILVNNDPCIITETEYVKPGKGQAFTRVKYRSIKSGRVVEMTMKATDSVEQADVVDTDMQYLYSDGEYWHFMNQESFEQVQADKAGMGGAEKWLKGEEECVVTLWNGVPIAVQPPNFVELKITETDPGVRGDTSGGGGKPATLETGAVVRVPLFVGQEEVIKVDTRSGEYVSRVK; this is encoded by the coding sequence ATGGCCAGCTTAGGCATGAACGACGTCAAGACCGGACAGAAGATCCTGGTCAACAACGACCCGTGCATCATCACCGAGACCGAATACGTCAAGCCGGGCAAGGGCCAGGCCTTCACCCGCGTCAAGTACCGCAGCATCAAGTCGGGCCGCGTGGTCGAAATGACCATGAAGGCCACCGACAGCGTCGAACAGGCCGACGTGGTCGACACCGACATGCAGTACCTGTATTCGGACGGCGAGTACTGGCACTTCATGAACCAGGAGTCGTTCGAGCAGGTCCAGGCCGACAAGGCCGGCATGGGCGGCGCGGAGAAGTGGCTCAAGGGCGAGGAAGAATGCGTGGTGACGCTGTGGAACGGCGTGCCGATCGCGGTCCAGCCGCCGAACTTCGTCGAGCTGAAGATCACCGAGACCGATCCGGGCGTGCGTGGCGATACCTCGGGCGGCGGCGGCAAGCCGGCGACCCTGGAAACCGGTGCGGTGGTGCGCGTGCCGCTGTTCGTCGGCCAGGAAGAAGTGATCAAGGTCGACACCCGCTCGGGCGAGTACGTCAGCCGAGTGAAGTAA
- a CDS encoding TRZ/ATZ family hydrolase, which yields MTTEAQAIPCDLLIEAGWVVPVEPHAVVLEAHAVAVRGSRILEVLPVAEARARYAPAETVSRPDAALIPGLVNAHTHNPMTLLRGIADDMPLMEWLQGHIWPVEAAVIGPQFVEDGIALAIAEMLRGGTTCANENYFFPDVQAAVYKRHGFRARVGLPVIDFPTAWAKSSDEYFDRAGEVHDLWRDDPLVATAFAPHAPYTVSDANFERIRMLADQLDLPIHLHTHETAQEVVDSIKLHGQRPIARLDRLGLISDRLIAVHMTQLTDAEIELCAQRGVSVVHCPESNLKLASGFCPACKLERAGVNLAIGTDGCASNNDLDMFGETRTAALLAKAVADDAKALDAFRALRAATLGGARALGYESRIGTIEAGKQADLVCVDLSQLETQPLHHVVSQLIYATGRHQVSDVWIAGRAKLRERVLVDIDVAGLLANARQWRERIAAI from the coding sequence ATGACGACCGAAGCCCAAGCCATTCCCTGCGACCTGTTGATCGAAGCGGGCTGGGTGGTGCCGGTCGAGCCGCATGCGGTGGTGCTGGAAGCCCACGCCGTCGCGGTGCGCGGCAGCCGGATTCTCGAGGTCCTGCCGGTCGCCGAAGCGCGGGCGCGCTACGCACCGGCGGAAACCGTTTCGCGGCCCGACGCGGCGCTGATCCCGGGGCTGGTCAACGCCCACACCCACAACCCGATGACCCTGCTGCGCGGCATCGCCGACGATATGCCGCTGATGGAGTGGCTGCAGGGCCATATCTGGCCGGTCGAGGCGGCGGTGATCGGGCCGCAGTTCGTCGAGGACGGCATCGCCCTGGCGATCGCCGAGATGCTGCGCGGCGGCACCACCTGCGCCAACGAGAACTACTTCTTCCCCGACGTGCAAGCCGCGGTGTACAAGCGCCACGGCTTCCGCGCCCGGGTCGGCCTGCCGGTGATCGATTTCCCGACCGCCTGGGCCAAGAGTTCGGACGAATATTTCGACCGCGCCGGCGAAGTGCACGATCTGTGGCGCGACGATCCGCTGGTCGCGACCGCGTTTGCGCCGCATGCGCCGTACACGGTCAGCGATGCGAACTTCGAGCGCATCCGCATGCTCGCCGACCAGCTCGACCTGCCGATCCACCTGCACACCCACGAGACGGCGCAGGAAGTCGTCGACTCGATCAAGCTGCACGGCCAGCGCCCGATCGCGCGCCTGGACCGCCTCGGCCTGATCAGCGACCGCCTGATCGCGGTGCACATGACCCAGCTCACCGACGCCGAGATCGAGCTGTGCGCGCAGCGCGGAGTCAGCGTGGTGCATTGCCCGGAATCCAACCTCAAGCTGGCTTCGGGCTTCTGCCCGGCGTGCAAGCTCGAGCGCGCCGGGGTCAACCTGGCGATCGGCACCGACGGCTGCGCCAGCAACAACGACCTGGACATGTTCGGCGAGACCCGCACCGCGGCGCTGCTGGCCAAGGCCGTGGCCGACGACGCCAAGGCGCTGGACGCGTTCCGCGCCCTGCGCGCGGCGACCCTCGGCGGCGCGCGCGCGCTCGGCTACGAGAGCCGGATCGGCACCATCGAAGCGGGCAAGCAGGCCGACCTGGTCTGCGTCGATCTGTCGCAGCTGGAGACCCAGCCGCTGCACCATGTGGTCTCGCAGCTGATCTACGCGACCGGGCGGCATCAGGTCAGCGACGTCTGGATCGCAGGCCGCGCCAAGCTGCGCGAGCGCGTGCTGGTCGACATCGACGTCGCCGGCCTGCTCGCCAACGCGCGCCAGTGGCGCGAACGCATCGCCGCGATTTGA
- the ubiG gene encoding bifunctional 2-polyprenyl-6-hydroxyphenol methylase/3-demethylubiquinol 3-O-methyltransferase UbiG, with protein sequence MSAHSTAPQSGDTGDTASAGGENFSQAELDKFGALANRWWDPQGPQKPLHAMNPARLGYVAQRVELREAQVLDVGCGGGLLSEALAASGAQVIAIDLAPELIKVAKLHRLETGVAVDYRLQSVETLAEQMPAQFDAVTCMEMLEHVPDPAAIVRACAKLLKPGGRLFLSTLNRTPAAFALAIVGAEYVARVLPKGTHQYRDFIKPSELAGWLREADLQLEDVSGLMYEPWRNAARVISRTDINYLACARKPEDAA encoded by the coding sequence ATGAGCGCTCACAGCACCGCCCCCCAATCCGGCGACACCGGCGACACGGCCTCCGCAGGCGGCGAAAACTTCAGCCAGGCCGAGTTGGACAAGTTCGGCGCCCTTGCCAATCGTTGGTGGGACCCGCAGGGACCGCAGAAGCCGCTGCACGCGATGAACCCGGCGCGGCTGGGCTATGTCGCCCAGCGCGTGGAATTGCGCGAGGCGCAGGTGCTCGACGTCGGTTGCGGCGGCGGCCTGCTCAGCGAGGCCCTGGCCGCGTCCGGCGCGCAGGTGATCGCGATCGACCTGGCGCCGGAGCTGATCAAGGTCGCCAAGCTGCACCGGCTGGAAACCGGCGTTGCGGTCGACTACCGGCTGCAGTCGGTGGAAACCCTGGCCGAGCAAATGCCGGCGCAGTTCGACGCGGTCACCTGCATGGAAATGCTCGAGCACGTGCCCGATCCGGCGGCGATCGTTCGCGCCTGCGCCAAGCTGCTCAAGCCCGGCGGGCGCCTGTTCCTGTCCACTCTCAACCGCACCCCGGCGGCGTTCGCGCTGGCCATCGTCGGCGCCGAATACGTGGCCCGGGTGCTGCCCAAGGGCACTCATCAGTACCGCGATTTCATCAAGCCCTCCGAGCTGGCGGGTTGGCTGCGCGAGGCCGACCTGCAGCTGGAAGACGTCAGCGGCCTGATGTACGAACCCTGGCGCAACGCGGCGCGGGTGATCTCGCGCACCGACATCAACTACCTGGCCTGCGCGCGCAAGCCCGAGGACGCGGCATGA
- a CDS encoding phosphoglycolate phosphatase, with product MSAAAAAVAAFPKAALFDLDGTLLDSAPDMLAVANRMRAARGVGPMPLDALRPHVSKGARAMLGAAFPELDAEGRDARVREFLDLYEVELGLHGAPFAGVEAMLGQLEAAGCVWGIVTNKPEYLARKLMPLLGWETRCAVLIGGDTLAARKPDPLPLTVAAERIGMTAADCVYVGDDERDILAARAAGMPSVAALWGYRLDHDDPLSWQADAMIEAPAQLLAADAWPATR from the coding sequence ATGAGTGCGGCCGCGGCGGCCGTCGCAGCGTTTCCGAAGGCGGCCTTGTTCGATCTCGACGGCACCTTGCTCGACAGCGCGCCGGACATGCTCGCGGTGGCCAACCGCATGCGCGCCGCGCGCGGCGTCGGCCCGATGCCGCTCGATGCGCTGCGTCCGCACGTGTCCAAGGGCGCGCGCGCCATGCTCGGCGCGGCGTTTCCGGAACTGGACGCCGAGGGGCGCGACGCGCGGGTGCGCGAGTTCCTCGACCTGTACGAAGTCGAGCTCGGCCTGCACGGCGCGCCGTTCGCCGGCGTCGAGGCGATGCTCGGCCAGCTCGAGGCGGCCGGCTGCGTATGGGGCATCGTCACCAACAAGCCCGAGTACCTGGCGCGCAAGCTGATGCCCCTGCTGGGCTGGGAAACCCGCTGCGCGGTGCTGATCGGCGGCGACACCCTGGCCGCGCGCAAGCCCGATCCGCTGCCGCTGACCGTGGCGGCCGAACGCATCGGCATGACCGCGGCGGATTGCGTCTACGTCGGCGACGACGAACGCGACATCCTCGCCGCTCGCGCCGCCGGCATGCCCTCGGTGGCCGCGCTGTGGGGCTACCGGCTTGACCACGACGACCCGCTGTCCTGGCAGGCCGACGCGATGATCGAGGCGCCGGCGCAATTGCTCGCCGCCGACGCATGGCCGGCGACGCGATGA
- the folE2 gene encoding GTP cyclohydrolase FolE2, producing the protein MNPPNAPALKPVLPDVAFDAAAAARPLDWVGMSNIALPLRIAAGDGSVIQVPASVDVSVDLRDPDARGIHMSRMYLHLQHAFASETVTPAGLRRALQSLIDGQGGLSGAARLSLRYEQLLLRPALASQNAGWKRYPVEIDARLIDGHLHLGLRFAVEYSSTCPASAALSRQLNAARFAADFAAAHPLSTAVVSDWLASERGLAATPHAQRSRADIRVELRPAFDELPLVALIDAIEQALGTPVQTAVKREDEQAFAKLNAENLMFCEDAARRVAAALSRDARIERFDAEVAHFESLHAHDAVARVTGQGARD; encoded by the coding sequence GTGAACCCTCCCAACGCTCCTGCGCTCAAGCCCGTTTTGCCCGATGTCGCCTTCGACGCCGCCGCCGCGGCGCGGCCGCTCGACTGGGTGGGCATGTCCAATATCGCCTTGCCGCTGCGGATCGCCGCCGGCGACGGCAGCGTCATCCAGGTGCCGGCCTCGGTCGACGTCTCGGTCGATCTGCGCGATCCCGACGCGCGCGGCATCCACATGTCGCGCATGTACCTGCATCTGCAGCACGCCTTCGCCAGCGAGACGGTGACCCCGGCCGGCCTGCGCCGCGCCCTGCAAAGCCTGATCGACGGCCAGGGCGGGCTGTCCGGCGCCGCGCGCCTGAGCCTGCGTTACGAACAACTGCTGCTGCGTCCGGCGCTGGCCAGCCAGAACGCCGGCTGGAAGCGCTATCCGGTCGAGATCGACGCGCGTCTGATCGACGGTCACCTGCACCTGGGACTGCGTTTCGCGGTCGAGTACTCCAGCACGTGTCCGGCTTCGGCGGCGTTGTCGCGCCAGCTCAATGCAGCGCGTTTCGCCGCCGATTTCGCTGCCGCGCATCCCTTGTCGACCGCGGTGGTGAGCGACTGGCTGGCCTCCGAACGCGGTCTGGCCGCGACGCCGCACGCGCAGCGCAGCCGCGCCGACATCCGGGTCGAGTTGCGTCCGGCATTCGACGAACTGCCGCTGGTGGCGTTGATCGACGCGATCGAGCAGGCGCTCGGCACGCCGGTGCAGACCGCGGTCAAGCGCGAAGACGAACAAGCCTTCGCCAAGCTCAACGCCGAAAACCTGATGTTCTGCGAAGACGCCGCGCGCCGGGTCGCCGCGGCGCTGTCGCGCGATGCGCGCATCGAACGCTTCGACGCCGAAGTGGCGCATTTCGAAAGCCTGCACGCGCACGATGCGGTGGCGCGGGTGACAGGGCAGGGCGCGCGCGACTGA